The window TAGTTTTTAATTGATCCACCTAGGAGAAATTATTGAAGGGGCCCACAAGTAAATGCAAGCAGATAAGAAGCACGAGGAAGACAACACGGCACGCCACTGTCCAATTCCTCCCAAGCCTATCGACTCGATCCCTTCTCTCTCGGCCCTCGTCGGCCATTATTTCTTGTAGGGCATTATGGAGGCAGGCATCTCCCCAGCCCCGGTGGCCCCTTCACCCATGCCGCCCCGCCCACGCGAGGCGGCTGCGGAGGTGGAGCAGGTCCGCGTCAGGAGGCGGGCCCTCGAGGCGGTTCTGGAAAATTGTAGGAGAGCCCTTGAATTGATCGAGAACGCCGACCTCGGGCCGGATACCGCCGCCGCCCCCAATTCGGAGGACGAGAACGACGTGGATGACGCGCCGACTCCGCttcgagaagaggagaaggagcagGAGGGATCGCCGCCGCAGTCTCATTCTGCGGTGGATACCGAGACTGATGAGGTAGGACTCGTCTGATTCTTGGTTGGATCTCAAATCTGATTCGTATTTGTTGGGATGGACGGTCGGGTCGAGGAATATTCATGTAATTTCTGCTTTTCTGGTTGAAAATTTTGCACCTTGATGTAGAAAATTCTTTATACTTCTATGATGATAAGCTTTTTTTCTCCGTAGGGATCGTGGGGAATTGTTTATATACGTGATCTCAGACGCCCATAGCTGGTCGCTGCAGATTCATGTTATTTAGAATTCATGTTTCCGCTGACGAATTTTAACTAGTTATCAGGAAACAAACTGGAAAATTATAATGTTGGGAGTCTTAGGTTTTATTGATTAAAATTCATACTCTAAGTGTTGTCGTCAAGGCCTAACATAGTATAGATTAGGTGGCTTCATGCTGTGACATATCCTCTGACCCTGCCCAGCTCTAATTCTAATTATCACAACCCTAATGAGATAACTAGCCTGTTAACTTCAATGAGTCTAAATCACTTGTTCAAAATGCTAAAGCTggagttaataataatatacccatcagatccttataagtcaatcgtAGTCTTAGCGGGACTAAACAGAGTGTTACAGAATGTGCTTCTGATAATATTCAGGATGAACTTATTGGGATAGTTATGGGTATTTATGTAACCGAGTTCACTTAAACTTTTAAAACAGATCACATGAGTCAACCTCAAAACTTCTCCTTTTATCTTAGTTGATAGATTCAATGTAGCTTAGTACATTACATATAAATATCATATGTTGTAATCTTTGTTTTTTGTGTTATATAAATGTTCTCAATTCTTGTACCTGAAGGCAACAGTGCATGGCATGACAGACTTTGTTTAAGATGGAGATTCTTTTACACTTAAAAGTTAAAGCGTAATTTGACAATAAAAAAATTGTGTAATTCACATTCAATGACAGTGGCATGAATCTGTTAAAGTTACATGGGGAGTTACATGAAAAGATTGTGTTAAAGTTACATGAATGTGTAATTTACATTCATGTTCCCTTCCATAAGCCTTTGCACTATAAGAATAAATGAAAAGATTTTGTTTACTTGTAGATACACACTTTGCATTTAATAGGGGATATAGAAACAACTATCCTACTATGACAATAAGGCTTTGTATACTGTCCATGTTCCAGTACATGCTTTGCTTGCCACACTTTGTAGTATACTGTGTCTATGAGTTGCTACGTAGTATCAGTATCAGCAGTAATCAGTTGCATAGTTGGAAGGTAGCTCTCAGCGGCGAGCTGAATGTCAATGAAATGAGACTCATTTTTCTGTAATATGTGTTGATGTGTTGTATGTCTTCCTTTCAGGACAGTTTTTTAATGTTTCATTATCTTTGTTGAGGAAGTGCAtgtaatatttattatgattgtTTCCGAACTTTAGAAATAACCTCCACATAAAGCGGTAGTGGCGACCAACCAACTTTGTGTTTAAGAGTGGAGTGATGTAAGTATTACATAGTTTGTTTTTGTGGAATCAGGTGACTTCTTTACAGTGTATTGCCAAATACGTGTGAATTAAAATTTGATTTTGAAGTTTCAGTAGCTTCATTTATTTATGTTAGTTTATAGAAATCCTTGCATTTGTCAAGAACATCCATTTTTTTGGCCTAGTGATCAAAAATTTTCATGGACGAATAATGTACTCATGTACAGTTTCCGAGGTGAGTTTCCTGTACAAATTGCATAAGGAGGATTGTTGCTTATAatgttttatataaataaaaatggaCAAGTTGCTGGTATATAACTGTGCCTTGACTTCCCAGTAGCATCTTATTCGATAATAAATTGACGTGTATAATCTTTGCTACCTCCTCTTGTGCAGCTATGTTCCCTTCTCAAGGCAAAAGTTGAATCGCCTGACTTTCTTGAAAAGCTTGGAAGCATCCAGACATCTATTTATCAAAATAATTATGGTGTGCTAACTTGTACAGATCTCCTTGCATCTTAAATAAAATTTACCTTATAAGTATGCACATTCTACTGATTGAAAACTTTTATTTTCATCTATAAACATTCATTTTATTGTGCCAATACACATGAATGACATTAACTAATATATTCTCTTGGTTGCAGATGATAATGCATCTTGGGACATGGTTACTGCCACAGATTTGTGGGAAGATAAGCATGTTGATGGGGGGAGTGTCCCAGACCAAGATGATTATGTTCTTGTTAATCAAGAGGATATTGTGGATGGCATAGCATGCTTCATGGCTGCTTACCTATTATCACTAAAGCAAACTAAAGTATGTCAAGATTCTTGTTGTGATGGCAATATGTTCTTTGTCATGCATGTATAATTGTCAATTTTTGCCTTTTCTGCATTTGGAGTTCTTTATTTATCTCCTAGTAGGCCAATAATGGAGACTTCATATGTGGAGAATGCTTGTGTACTGCATACTCACTTAGGCACAAAACCACTTTTCTTGTATGCATGCTCAATTGCGTAGATTAAATAAATTGCTTCGAGATGTGCCAAAGTTGCTGTGGCCAAGATATTTTCATAATTGTAGCAGAAACAGATTAGTAAGAAGCTAATATGTGTCGTGTAACTGGAGATTTCGTTGTGCATGTATGAATATTATACAGTGTCTATTAACAGGATTCAATTTGCTTGGAAGGGTTTTAGTTGGTTCTGTTCCTCAACccatttatctttttttagttAGTAAGCCTATTTGTCTGTTTACTCATTGATAGCATTTTATTCTGCAGGAATTAACACCCAATCAGCTTCAAGAAGGTGAGCTGTTTGAAATGTACTCCTTGATTTGTAAGAACTACTGCAGAGTATAAACCATTGCTTATGATGTATGCTGCCTGCTTTTGTGATCTTTAGCCCTTTGCAAAACATTTTctgtaaagaagaagaagagcaggctCCGAAAGGCATGGGAGGGAAGCCAAGTTATTTACAACATTGCTTCTTGGGGTGCTACTGCTATTGGGTAAGTCTCCGCTTTCTTCGATAGCAATTTAAATATTTATGTCACTTCATTGATAACAATATGTTGATAAGGGTTTAAGGTTTCTTAATAATCTTGCTTGTGACACTGTGGATCCTAGAGTCGGCAAAAACTTGTTCTTTTCCACAGAAGTTAATGCATTTTCCTTGATTGTCTGCCACTTTCATAAAATGAATGTAGTAGTCCACAAACATATGCTCTTATCTTTAAGCTTATGTTGTTTTTAGAAAGAATTACTATTGATATATAACAAAACTATGACTGGGTATGGTTAATTCCTTTTGTGAGATGGTTGTCAAGGATGTGGAGTTGTGGAAGTAACATTTTTGTTTGCAGGGGTAAGACATTGTAGCCTCATGCACTGAACACCTCTTGTGTAACAGTTACATTATCTTTGTCACTTTCTCTAGAACAGTTCATGATCATTTGATAAGAGCTTTCTTAAAAAAGTTATGCCATTAGCTTTAGAGATGCTGGCTATTTTTGGGGATATCAACAGGCATCTTAGCCAATTCTGTCCACTAGCCATTTTAATCCTTTACTGCATATTTTTTAAGGGATATCAGCAAACATCTTAGCTTATTCTGACTACCAGCCATTTTATTCTTTTACTGCATATTTCCAAATATTAATTTCTGTTGTCTAGTTATATTCACACttattatgggctctagaagctcAATCACTGGAATCCTTTACCTATCTTCATATAGACTAATTGATATTTAATCACGTACAGAGACTTGATAAGACTATTTTCTTAGCCCAAAGAGATTGTGGTTTTGTATGCAAATAGTTTCTAGGTGTTATGTTTTTTGGTTAAAATCTTACCACAATTTCAGCAAAATTATCAAGTTGATGTTTCATTGACCTGTTTCTTGAGTTGATTTGCATCAAGTATATGTTGCattgtcttaatttttttttcctttatgtaATTGCTATTATCCTTGCCACCTTTCAGGATTTACCAAAATCCAGCAATACTTAAGGCAGCCTCTGTAGCCTTTTGGTCCTCTTGTCGTGTCGTATCAAAGTTATTATAAGGACTCCACTTAATTGGTGGATTTGAAACCAAATGAGGTGGCTGTTGACGTGGAAGCAATACCTGACACATCGTGCTTCGAATGCTCCCAGCTAGGAAACAACAGCTCTCTAAACATCAAGAGAGCTAACAATATTATTCTGCACTGTGATTGGTGACTTGAAAAACCCACTTTCCTACAATTGTGTTTACTTTTTAGCATGGTCCTATGTACGGATAGAATTGGATGCTGATTCAGATTGCTACCTCTTGTACATAAAACGTTGATTGTTTGTCAAGATACAGCTGGTCCTCAGTTGTTCTTGGAAATGTAAATATTCTTGGTTATTATTGTTGATGATTTGCTTGTTTTCCTTTCATTTTACCAGGAGATATTTCCTGGAGAGTTAAAACCTTTATGTTTGATTAAAGAAAATCATTATCCAAACTATTAATCTAGAACTAGAAATAAACATCTCTTGCATTTTGCTGATGATTATTTTGACCGTGCTTTGTCACATCTACCATGGAAGGGCCCTGGTGGTGGCAGCTCATATACCAAGTTCCTGCTCCTTTGTTATGAGTCCTTCATACTAGTTTGTACTTTGTATGATGGAGGTTGTATAGGGTACCCGAAATGATGAAGCATAATTGAAAAGAAATGGAATAATGGATTGATAGTATTGACTTTGTAAGAAGATGTGTGCTGATGTTGATACTATTTCATGAGAATATAGACCTTGATATATATAGTCATGTTGTTAGTGTTTATAGAGTTTAGACCTATTGTGGAATGTGGAATTATTCTTTTATTGTTTAGAACTAAAAAACTTGTGTCATTGTTAACAAAACATTCAATTTTGTTTAAATTAGTGGAAAATTTAAAAATGAGTACAACtgtaaaaaatatatactttatgaaataattaactaaaaatagaaaagaagaaagaCTTGCATGTGAATCATATTGAAAATCTAAAAAGGCTTGCGATAATATCCCTAGATGTTTATTTTGATGTTAACaaaacaaatgcatatttgcgatAAAAATTGTATGATAGAACTGTCACTGCTGaatgatattttgattaattTGTTTCATGTTACAAGTCAATATCAATTGAATCTTCTTCCAAGATGGAAGTAGAGGTGGCTTCAGTTGTTTGTCTAATGTCATGTGGATACCATGTTGAGACAATTAAGTTGGTT of the Musa acuminata AAA Group cultivar baxijiao chromosome BXJ3-2, Cavendish_Baxijiao_AAA, whole genome shotgun sequence genome contains:
- the LOC135631938 gene encoding uncharacterized protein LOC135631938, with the translated sequence MEAGISPAPVAPSPMPPRPREAAAEVEQVRVRRRALEAVLENCRRALELIENADLGPDTAAAPNSEDENDVDDAPTPLREEEKEQEGSPPQSHSAVDTETDELCSLLKAKVESPDFLEKLGSIQTSIYQNNYDDNASWDMVTATDLWEDKHVDGGSVPDQDDYVLVNQEDIVDGIACFMAAYLLSLKQTKELTPNQLQEALCKTFSVKKKKSRLRKAWEGSQVIYNIASWGATAIGIYQNPAILKAASVAFWSSCRVVSKLL